A portion of the Enterobacter sp. SA187 genome contains these proteins:
- a CDS encoding GNAT family N-acetyltransferase has product MPIPILYTERLLLKPLASEDASQIQLLYPRWEIVRYMVSSVPWPYPDNGAESYVNNVALPDMANGIAWFWTIRHLETPDKLMGVICLYDVEDNNRGFWLAPEHQGQGFMREASNAATDHWFNSLNKTVLRAPKAALNSRSKIISESSGMRLIRTEKKEYVSGLLDSELWEITREEWNARQGSRALLSAVS; this is encoded by the coding sequence ATGCCAATACCAATACTCTATACAGAACGCTTGCTGTTAAAACCATTAGCCTCCGAAGATGCCTCACAAATTCAGTTGCTTTACCCGCGTTGGGAGATAGTTCGCTACATGGTCTCTTCAGTACCATGGCCCTACCCTGATAACGGTGCCGAGAGTTACGTCAATAACGTTGCTTTGCCTGATATGGCAAATGGGATAGCCTGGTTCTGGACTATCAGACACCTTGAAACACCAGACAAACTGATGGGTGTAATCTGTCTGTATGATGTTGAGGATAATAACCGTGGATTTTGGTTAGCTCCGGAGCATCAGGGCCAGGGCTTTATGCGAGAGGCCAGTAATGCAGCTACGGATCATTGGTTTAATTCGTTAAATAAGACAGTGTTGCGTGCACCTAAAGCGGCTCTAAATAGCCGTTCAAAAATTATTTCAGAAAGCAGTGGCATGCGGCTCATCAGGACTGAAAAGAAAGAGTATGTCAGCGGTCTGCTTGATTCCGAACTCTGGGAAATCACCCGTGAGGAATGGAATGCTCGTCAGGGCTCTCGCGCTCTACTTTCTGCCGTATCTTAA
- a CDS encoding histidine phosphatase family protein — protein MKLFMEIILMRHGKPSFTGSSRVTSLEMDKWISQYDLSDTGSDMAPQSSKSLASSALHIISSPLPRALSSVRALGREPDLIDEVFREADLPVLRMPAFRLSPILWASLFRVMWLCGFSRNVETLSLAKQRAVQAAHILVTSAEESNGPVLLMGHGVMNRLIAKELISLGWKEGHRQGNGYWNARTYSLR, from the coding sequence ATGAAGCTCTTTATGGAAATTATTTTGATGCGTCATGGAAAGCCGTCTTTTACAGGTTCTTCGAGGGTGACGAGTCTCGAGATGGACAAATGGATTTCACAATATGATCTCTCCGATACGGGCAGCGATATGGCCCCGCAATCCAGTAAATCATTAGCATCCAGCGCATTGCACATCATAAGTAGTCCTCTTCCCAGAGCGCTTTCATCTGTGAGGGCATTAGGGCGTGAACCGGACCTCATTGATGAGGTCTTCAGGGAAGCAGACTTGCCCGTATTACGCATGCCAGCATTCAGGTTATCCCCCATCTTGTGGGCGTCTCTTTTCCGCGTCATGTGGCTTTGTGGCTTCTCCCGTAATGTAGAGACCCTGAGCCTGGCTAAACAGCGCGCCGTTCAGGCTGCGCATATCCTCGTAACATCAGCAGAAGAATCAAACGGGCCCGTACTGCTTATGGGGCATGGGGTGATGAATCGACTGATTGCAAAGGAACTCATCTCGTTGGGCTGGAAAGAGGGCCATCGACAGGGCAATGGTTACTGGAACGCTCGCACCTACAGCTTACGTTAA
- a CDS encoding alpha/beta fold hydrolase → MRTAKIRAILGGALLLLSVLASASATQTMSIPSEHPNPQRISVQTQGSGPDVILIPGLASSRDIWAGLVATLRKNHRVHLVELAGFAGTPAISSPRGKVIVSAVDAIADYIQSQNIQAPAIIGHSLGGEMALMLGARHPDQVGRLMIVDALPFYTLMIDPAATTETAARHAAAMRDLLLRQSPEQLTEFQKASINRLVKNGAVKPALVTAAINSDRKTVADAVYELMITDLRPELARIKAPIEIVYAYDVLYGIPAACVDAMYRQAYASASDIHFTRIDDSFHFVMLDQPERFSNAVESFLNK, encoded by the coding sequence ATGCGTACCGCAAAAATCCGCGCCATCCTCGGTGGGGCTCTTTTATTATTGTCAGTTTTAGCCTCCGCGTCCGCAACGCAGACTATGTCCATACCTTCAGAGCATCCGAACCCGCAGCGTATTTCTGTACAGACGCAAGGCTCAGGGCCGGATGTCATATTGATCCCGGGGCTGGCGTCCTCTCGCGACATTTGGGCCGGTTTAGTCGCAACTTTACGTAAAAACCACCGTGTTCATCTTGTAGAACTTGCGGGCTTTGCAGGTACGCCTGCCATATCCAGTCCACGGGGAAAAGTCATCGTTTCGGCAGTTGACGCCATCGCTGATTACATTCAAAGCCAGAACATCCAGGCACCAGCGATCATTGGCCATTCTCTTGGCGGCGAGATGGCATTGATGCTGGGGGCCCGTCATCCTGACCAGGTCGGTCGTTTGATGATCGTCGATGCCTTGCCGTTCTATACGTTGATGATTGACCCTGCGGCGACCACCGAAACGGCTGCCCGGCATGCCGCAGCTATGCGGGATTTGCTACTGCGGCAGTCGCCGGAGCAACTCACAGAGTTTCAGAAAGCATCCATAAACCGTTTAGTGAAGAACGGGGCGGTGAAACCTGCTTTGGTGACTGCGGCGATCAATTCTGATCGCAAAACTGTTGCGGATGCCGTTTATGAATTGATGATTACCGACCTGCGTCCCGAGCTCGCTCGCATCAAAGCACCGATTGAGATCGTATACGCGTATGATGTCTTATACGGGATCCCGGCAGCCTGCGTGGATGCGATGTACCGTCAAGCCTACGCTTCTGCTTCCGACATCCATTTCACGCGGATCGATGACAGTTTTCACTTTGTCATGCTGGATCAGCCAGAACGATTTTCCAATGCGGTTGAGTCATTTTTAAACAAATAA
- a CDS encoding DUF2971 domain-containing protein, which yields MRSPHRMHERSTFYKYMTLNTAKIVLDSCSLRWSSPVIFNDPFDVPREVMLGVDEINIGKALVRKVIEELINPREDIQNLNPRIRTLLDVYQKLFPLGIPAELINKFQELVDAPPVGLGAPAAIQEMKDVWKGMLNERRILCLSESPIITPMWNHYADGYKGIVIEFDCLDVLGSAWLIAKPIKYTNKIPLTYTPEGMAELLFKPDNKALEYINTEITFIKTEDWAYEKEWRISTYARPMSMGHYSDLKFHPYEVKSVILGPLFEPAELDEVMSLIKRYPRAQLLKSSFGGDRKISIEPLA from the coding sequence ATGCGCTCACCTCACAGAATGCATGAACGCTCAACATTTTATAAGTACATGACGTTGAATACTGCAAAGATTGTACTTGATTCATGTAGCCTTAGATGGAGTTCTCCGGTCATATTTAATGATCCTTTTGATGTTCCAAGAGAAGTCATGCTAGGAGTTGATGAGATAAATATTGGTAAAGCTTTAGTTCGCAAGGTGATCGAGGAGTTGATTAATCCTAGGGAAGACATCCAAAATTTAAATCCAAGAATTAGAACGCTGTTAGATGTTTACCAAAAACTCTTTCCTTTAGGCATACCAGCAGAACTGATTAATAAGTTTCAAGAATTAGTAGATGCTCCACCAGTCGGACTTGGCGCCCCTGCGGCAATACAAGAAATGAAAGATGTGTGGAAAGGAATGCTCAATGAAAGAAGAATTTTGTGCTTATCTGAGAGTCCTATAATCACTCCGATGTGGAACCATTATGCTGATGGATATAAAGGCATAGTTATCGAATTTGATTGCCTAGACGTTCTTGGCAGCGCCTGGCTAATTGCAAAACCTATTAAGTATACTAATAAAATACCTCTAACTTACACGCCTGAAGGTATGGCTGAGTTGCTTTTCAAGCCAGACAACAAAGCACTTGAATATATTAATACTGAGATAACATTCATAAAAACAGAAGATTGGGCATACGAAAAGGAGTGGAGGATTTCTACTTATGCCAGACCGATGAGCATGGGGCACTATAGCGACCTGAAGTTTCATCCTTATGAAGTGAAATCAGTGATACTTGGCCCTTTATTTGAACCCGCTGAACTCGATGAAGTCATGTCACTAATTAAAAGATATCCACGAGCACAATTATTAAAAAGTTCATTTGGGGGCGATAGAAAGATATCCATAGAACCACTAGCTTAA
- a CDS encoding TetR/AcrR family transcriptional regulator, producing MTKKENDHATRGTADHSVRDQVVDAATEHFSHYGYEKTTVSDLARAIGFSKAYIYKFFDSKQAIGEVICRNRLAMIMEIVTAAIADAPTASEKFRRLFRALAEAGSDLFFHDRKLYDIAAVATRDQWASTRAYEEQLKQLIQEVLVEGRKSGEFERKTPLDETAQAIYLVMKPYISPVQLQYNLEDAPTAAVLLSSLILRSLAP from the coding sequence ATGACGAAAAAAGAAAACGACCACGCCACGCGCGGCACGGCGGACCACAGCGTCCGCGATCAGGTGGTGGATGCCGCCACCGAACATTTCAGCCACTATGGTTATGAGAAAACCACGGTGTCCGATCTCGCCCGCGCCATCGGCTTTTCCAAAGCCTACATCTATAAATTCTTCGATTCCAAACAGGCCATCGGGGAAGTGATCTGCCGCAACCGGCTGGCGATGATCATGGAGATCGTCACTGCCGCCATTGCCGACGCGCCCACGGCGTCGGAAAAGTTTCGCCGTCTGTTCCGGGCGTTAGCGGAAGCGGGCAGCGATCTCTTTTTCCATGACCGCAAACTTTACGACATCGCCGCCGTCGCCACGCGCGATCAGTGGGCATCCACCCGCGCCTATGAAGAACAGCTTAAACAGTTGATTCAGGAAGTGCTGGTGGAAGGGCGTAAGTCAGGGGAGTTTGAGCGCAAAACGCCGCTGGATGAAACCGCGCAGGCGATCTATCTGGTGATGAAGCCGTATATCAGTCCCGTGCAGTTACAGTACAACCTTGAGGATGCCCCGACGGCGGCGGTACTGCTGTCGTCCCTCATCCTGCGCAGTCTGGCTCCTTAG
- the ydfG gene encoding bifunctional NADP-dependent 3-hydroxy acid dehydrogenase/3-hydroxypropionate dehydrogenase YdfG, whose product MIILVTGATAGFGEGITRRFVKNGHKVIATGRRQERLQALKDELGDNVLTLQLDVRNRAAIEQAMGNLPAEWRDIDVLVNNAGLALGMEPAHKASVEDWETMIDTNNKGLVYMTRAVLPGMVARNRGHVINIGSTAGSWPYAGGNVYGATKAFVQQFSLNLRTDLHGTGVRVTNIEPGLVGGTEFSNVRFKGDDDKAGKTYENTTALTPEDVTEAVWWVATLPKHVNINTLEMMPVSQTFAGLSVHRG is encoded by the coding sequence ATGATTATTTTAGTAACCGGGGCAACTGCGGGTTTTGGTGAAGGTATTACACGTCGCTTTGTGAAGAACGGCCATAAAGTGATCGCCACTGGCCGTCGCCAGGAGCGCTTACAGGCGCTGAAAGACGAACTGGGCGACAACGTGCTGACGCTGCAACTGGACGTGCGCAACCGCGCCGCCATCGAGCAGGCGATGGGGAATTTACCGGCTGAATGGCGCGACATCGACGTGCTGGTGAATAACGCCGGTCTGGCGCTGGGCATGGAGCCGGCGCACAAGGCGAGCGTCGAGGACTGGGAAACCATGATCGACACCAATAACAAAGGCCTGGTGTACATGACCCGCGCCGTGCTGCCGGGCATGGTGGCGCGCAATCGCGGTCATGTGATCAACATCGGTTCAACGGCGGGCAGCTGGCCGTACGCGGGCGGCAACGTCTATGGCGCGACCAAAGCCTTTGTACAGCAGTTCAGCCTGAACCTGCGTACCGATCTGCACGGCACCGGCGTGCGCGTCACCAATATCGAGCCGGGGCTGGTGGGCGGCACCGAATTCTCTAACGTGCGTTTCAAAGGCGACGACGACAAAGCCGGAAAAACCTACGAGAACACCACCGCCCTGACGCCGGAAGATGTTACCGAAGCGGTCTGGTGGGTGGCGACGCTGCCGAAGCACGTCAACATCAACACACTGGAAATGATGCCGGTAAGCCAGACCTTTGCAGGCCTGAGCGTGCACCGCGGCTGA
- the dcp gene encoding peptidyl-dipeptidase Dcp, translating to MSVTNPLFEQSTLPYQAPRFDALHDSHYRPAFDEGMRQKRAEIAAIAGQSDAPDFANTVLALEQSGELLSRVTSIFFAMTSAHTNDELQLLDEAFSAELAGLANDIYLDDALFARVEAVYNARDTAGLDDESRRLLEVTYQRFILAGAKLPAVDKQTLKALNTEAAQLTSRFNQHLLAAGKAAALVVESAGELDGLTEDEIARARAAAEERGLHDRWLIPLLNTTQQPALAALRNRQTREKLFTAGWLRTQRGDENDTRQIVLRLTQIRARQAQLLGFEDYASWKIADQMAHTPAAALRFMRDIAPAARARAEKELADIQQAIDGQQGGFTARAWDWAFYGEQVRQAKYAIDESQIKPYFALNNVLVDGVFWTASQLFGLTFTERADIPVYHPDVRVWEIFDEDGTGLALFYGDFFARDSKSGGAWMGNFVEQSTLNGTRPVIYNVCNYQKPAAGQPALISWDDVITLFHEFGHTLHGLFASQRYATLSGTNTPRDFVEFPSQINEHWASHPEVFARYARHYQTGEPMPEALREKMFSATLFNKGYDMTELLSAALLDMNWHRISADADISDVDTFETEAIKQENLDLEAVPPRYRSSYFAHIFGGGYAAGYYAYLWTQMLADDGYQWFVEQGGLRPENGRRFRAAILSRGNSSDLAALYREWRGHDPLPEPMLKNRGLSQ from the coding sequence ATGTCCGTCACCAATCCACTGTTTGAACAGAGCACGCTGCCGTATCAGGCCCCGCGTTTCGATGCGCTGCACGACAGCCATTACCGGCCCGCCTTTGACGAGGGGATGCGCCAGAAACGCGCGGAAATAGCCGCCATTGCCGGTCAGAGCGACGCGCCGGACTTTGCCAATACCGTCCTGGCGCTGGAGCAGAGCGGGGAGTTGCTGTCGCGCGTCACCAGCATCTTTTTCGCCATGACCTCGGCGCATACCAACGACGAACTGCAACTGCTGGATGAAGCCTTCTCGGCGGAACTCGCCGGGCTGGCGAATGACATCTACCTTGATGACGCGCTCTTTGCGCGGGTGGAAGCGGTGTATAACGCGCGGGACACCGCCGGGCTGGACGACGAGTCCCGCCGCCTGCTGGAGGTCACGTACCAGCGCTTTATTCTCGCGGGCGCAAAACTGCCTGCTGTCGATAAGCAGACGCTGAAAGCGCTCAACACCGAAGCGGCGCAGCTCACCAGCCGCTTTAATCAGCATCTGCTGGCCGCCGGAAAAGCCGCAGCGCTGGTGGTGGAGAGCGCCGGAGAGCTCGACGGTCTGACAGAGGATGAAATCGCCCGGGCGCGGGCAGCAGCAGAGGAGAGAGGCCTGCACGACCGCTGGCTGATCCCGCTGCTGAACACCACCCAGCAACCCGCCCTTGCGGCGCTGCGTAACCGCCAGACCCGTGAAAAACTCTTTACCGCAGGCTGGCTGCGTACCCAGCGCGGCGATGAAAACGACACCCGGCAGATTGTGCTGCGTTTAACGCAGATCCGCGCCCGCCAGGCGCAGCTGCTGGGCTTTGAGGATTACGCTTCCTGGAAGATCGCCGATCAGATGGCACATACCCCGGCTGCCGCGCTGCGCTTTATGCGGGATATTGCACCCGCCGCGCGCGCCCGTGCCGAAAAGGAACTGGCGGATATTCAGCAGGCGATCGACGGGCAGCAGGGCGGCTTTACCGCCCGCGCCTGGGACTGGGCCTTCTATGGCGAACAGGTGCGCCAGGCGAAATACGCCATCGATGAAAGCCAGATCAAACCCTACTTTGCGCTGAATAACGTGCTGGTGGACGGCGTGTTCTGGACGGCGAGCCAGCTGTTTGGTCTCACCTTTACCGAGCGCGCTGATATTCCGGTCTATCATCCGGACGTACGGGTCTGGGAGATTTTCGATGAGGACGGCACCGGACTGGCGCTGTTTTACGGCGATTTCTTCGCCCGCGATTCGAAAAGCGGCGGCGCGTGGATGGGCAACTTTGTGGAGCAGTCGACCTTAAACGGCACCCGCCCGGTGATCTACAACGTCTGTAACTACCAGAAGCCTGCTGCCGGGCAGCCCGCGCTCATCTCCTGGGACGATGTGATCACCCTGTTCCATGAGTTCGGCCATACGCTGCACGGCCTGTTTGCCAGCCAGCGCTACGCCACGCTATCGGGCACCAACACGCCGCGGGATTTTGTCGAATTCCCGTCGCAGATCAACGAGCACTGGGCCAGCCACCCGGAGGTGTTCGCCCGTTACGCCCGTCATTATCAGACCGGCGAGCCAATGCCGGAGGCGCTGCGCGAAAAAATGTTCAGCGCCACGCTGTTTAATAAAGGCTACGACATGACGGAGCTGTTAAGCGCCGCGCTGCTGGATATGAACTGGCACCGCATCAGCGCGGATGCCGACATCAGCGACGTCGACACCTTTGAAACTGAGGCCATTAAACAGGAAAACCTCGATCTGGAGGCGGTGCCGCCGCGTTATCGCAGCAGCTATTTCGCGCATATTTTTGGCGGCGGCTATGCCGCTGGCTATTACGCCTATCTGTGGACGCAGATGCTGGCCGATGATGGCTATCAGTGGTTTGTGGAGCAGGGCGGATTACGCCCGGAGAACGGGCGACGCTTCCGGGCGGCGATCCTGTCGCGGGGGAACAGCAGTGATTTAGCGGCGCTCTATCGTGAATGGCGCGGACATGATCCGCTGCCGGAACCGATGCTTAAAAATCGCGGACTGAGTCAGTAG
- the ftrA gene encoding transcriptional regulator FtrA, with protein MTKLPPASPRPFVVALAYDGLCTFEFGVAVEIFGLPRPELGDNWYRFAVAAVDEGELRATGGIRIMADGGLDLLAQADTIVIPGWRGADTPVPEALCDALRAASTRGCRIMTICSGVFVLAATGLLNGRRATTHWRYTPLLRSRYPAIQVLDDALYYDEGTLLTSAGSAAGIDLCLHVVREDFGAEIANNVARRLVVQPHRDGAQTQQVVRPVARARESKSLGMIFDFLHQSLAENHSVAALARQAGMSPRTFLRRFADATGTTPARWILNERLLRARESLANSRLRIDEIAQQTGFGSAASLRHHFRAQFAISPGDYRKAILTRSAG; from the coding sequence ATGACAAAATTACCTCCCGCATCGCCCCGTCCGTTCGTCGTCGCCCTCGCCTACGATGGTTTATGCACCTTTGAATTCGGCGTGGCGGTGGAAATTTTTGGTCTGCCGCGCCCGGAGCTGGGGGATAACTGGTACCGCTTTGCCGTGGCGGCGGTGGACGAGGGTGAACTGCGCGCCACCGGCGGCATTCGCATCATGGCCGATGGCGGGCTGGATCTGCTGGCGCAGGCGGATACCATCGTCATTCCCGGCTGGCGCGGCGCGGACACGCCGGTGCCGGAAGCGCTGTGCGATGCCCTGCGCGCGGCCAGTACGCGCGGCTGCCGCATTATGACCATCTGTTCCGGGGTGTTTGTGCTTGCCGCCACCGGCTTGCTGAACGGGCGCAGGGCCACCACCCACTGGCGCTACACCCCGCTGTTACGCAGCCGTTATCCCGCCATTCAGGTGCTGGATGACGCGCTCTATTATGATGAAGGCACGCTGCTGACCTCGGCGGGCAGCGCGGCGGGGATCGATTTATGTCTGCACGTGGTGCGCGAAGATTTTGGCGCGGAGATCGCCAACAACGTCGCCCGCAGGCTGGTGGTGCAGCCGCACCGCGACGGGGCGCAAACCCAGCAGGTGGTGCGTCCGGTAGCGCGGGCGCGGGAGAGTAAATCCCTGGGAATGATCTTTGATTTTCTGCATCAGTCGCTGGCGGAGAATCACAGCGTGGCTGCCCTTGCCCGTCAGGCAGGCATGAGTCCGCGCACCTTTTTACGGCGCTTCGCCGATGCCACCGGCACCACGCCCGCGCGCTGGATCCTCAACGAGCGGCTGCTGCGCGCCCGGGAGTCTCTGGCGAACTCCAGGTTACGCATTGACGAGATCGCGCAGCAGACCGGTTTTGGCAGCGCGGCCTCCCTGCGCCATCATTTCCGCGCGCAGTTTGCCATTTCCCCCGGCGATTACCGCAAAGCCATTCTGACCCGCAGCGCCGGGTGA
- a CDS encoding rhodanese-like domain-containing protein, with amino-acid sequence MSYVTEFPAATPEETRLHFLHRLSVETDCADVHHAITTGDQDFVLLHVVGSAATFARRHLPGAIHLPHAQMTAERMQAWPDGTLFVVYCAGPHCNGADRAALKLATLGLPVKIMIGGITGWEDEGYAFAQGDD; translated from the coding sequence ATGAGCTATGTAACCGAATTCCCTGCCGCCACGCCGGAAGAAACCCGCCTGCATTTTCTGCATCGCCTGAGCGTGGAAACCGACTGCGCCGATGTCCATCACGCCATCACCACTGGCGATCAGGATTTTGTGCTGCTGCACGTGGTGGGGAGCGCGGCAACGTTCGCCCGCCGTCATCTGCCCGGCGCGATCCATTTACCTCATGCGCAAATGACCGCCGAACGGATGCAGGCGTGGCCCGACGGCACCCTGTTTGTGGTGTACTGTGCCGGGCCACACTGCAACGGAGCCGATCGCGCCGCGTTAAAACTCGCCACCCTTGGCCTGCCGGTAAAAATCATGATTGGCGGCATTACCGGCTGGGAGGATGAGGGCTATGCCTTTGCGCAGGGGGATGACTGA
- a CDS encoding SDR family NAD(P)-dependent oxidoreductase: MGKLADKVVVITGANSGIGLASAKRFAQEGARLFLTGRRVSELESAVAEIGHGAVGIPCDISKMADLDNLFDQVRQQAGQIDVLFANAGGGDFAPLGEITEEHYARIFDTNVKGTLFTVQKALPLLKDGGSIILTGSTSATTGIPAFSVYSASKAALRTFARGWILELAPRKIRVNVLVPGSTSTPGWHNLSPDDAANQQMINEVEATTPLGRLAEPSEVAAAALFLASDDSSFVNGSELFVDGGAAQI; this comes from the coding sequence ATGGGTAAGCTTGCAGATAAAGTCGTCGTTATTACGGGTGCGAACAGCGGGATCGGTCTGGCCTCGGCGAAACGCTTTGCACAGGAAGGCGCGCGTTTATTCCTGACCGGGCGTCGGGTCAGCGAACTGGAGAGTGCGGTTGCGGAGATTGGGCATGGCGCGGTGGGTATTCCGTGTGATATCTCAAAGATGGCGGATCTCGACAACCTGTTTGACCAGGTCCGTCAGCAGGCGGGGCAGATCGACGTGCTGTTCGCCAACGCAGGCGGCGGGGATTTCGCGCCGCTGGGGGAAATCACCGAAGAGCATTACGCCCGCATTTTTGACACCAACGTCAAAGGCACGCTGTTCACCGTGCAGAAAGCGCTGCCGCTGCTGAAAGACGGCGGGTCGATTATCCTCACCGGCTCCACCAGCGCCACCACCGGCATTCCGGCATTTAGCGTGTACAGCGCCAGCAAAGCCGCGCTGCGCACCTTTGCCCGCGGCTGGATCCTCGAACTGGCGCCGCGCAAAATCCGCGTCAATGTGCTGGTGCCCGGCTCCACCTCCACGCCAGGCTGGCATAACCTGTCGCCGGATGATGCCGCGAATCAGCAGATGATTAATGAGGTTGAGGCCACTACGCCGCTGGGTCGTCTGGCGGAACCATCCGAAGTGGCCGCCGCCGCCCTGTTCCTCGCCTCGGACGACAGCAGCTTCGTCAACGGCAGCGAGCTGTTCGTGGACGGCGGCGCGGCGCAGATTTAA
- a CDS encoding winged helix-turn-helix transcriptional regulator has product MEKIMEPVCGLDVALHYIGGKWKPLLLFYVQYSPRRFGEFKRLVEGISEKVLIQQLKAMTEDGIITRHDFREVPPRVEYSITDFGRSLAQALQPLCEWGTRNRENMADRTATAALTEER; this is encoded by the coding sequence ATGGAGAAAATTATGGAGCCGGTCTGCGGCCTTGATGTGGCCCTGCATTACATTGGCGGCAAGTGGAAACCGCTGTTGCTGTTTTACGTGCAGTACAGCCCGCGTCGTTTCGGGGAATTTAAACGGCTGGTGGAGGGCATCAGCGAGAAAGTTCTGATCCAGCAGCTCAAAGCGATGACGGAAGACGGCATCATCACGCGTCACGATTTCCGCGAGGTACCGCCGCGGGTGGAGTACAGCATCACCGATTTTGGCCGTTCGCTGGCGCAGGCGTTGCAGCCGCTGTGTGAGTGGGGCACCCGTAACCGGGAAAACATGGCCGACAGGACGGCGACGGCGGCGTTAACGGAAGAAAGATGA
- a CDS encoding cobalamin-independent methionine synthase II family protein encodes MQQHAPYRADVVGSFLRPDAIKQARIQFARGEIDAVQLRAVEDDAIRQVVEQQCACGLHVVTDGEFRRAWWHFDFFDGLNGVERYDSEQGIQFNGVQTKAHSVRVTGKLSFGDHPMLEDFRYLQSISGNAQPKMTIPSPSVLHFRGGRKAIDATVYPTLDRYFDDLATTWRDAIRAFYDAGCRYLQLDDTVWAYLCSDEQRQQIRERGDDPDELAQIYARVLNKALEGKPDDLTIGLHVCRGNFRSTWISEGGYEPVAEVLFGTVNVDAFFLEYDNDRSGDFAPLRHVRPGKQQVVLGLITTKNGELENPEGIKARLQEAAQYVDINQICLSPQCGFASTEEGNSLTEAQQWDKVRLVTAIADEVW; translated from the coding sequence ATGCAACAACACGCCCCGTACCGCGCCGATGTCGTCGGCAGTTTTTTACGCCCGGACGCCATTAAACAGGCGCGAATCCAGTTTGCGCGCGGTGAAATCGACGCCGTGCAGCTGCGCGCCGTGGAAGACGACGCTATCCGCCAGGTGGTGGAACAGCAGTGCGCCTGTGGCCTGCATGTGGTGACCGACGGCGAGTTCCGTCGCGCCTGGTGGCATTTCGACTTCTTTGATGGTCTGAACGGCGTGGAGCGTTACGATTCTGAGCAGGGCATTCAGTTCAATGGCGTGCAGACCAAAGCCCACAGCGTGCGCGTGACCGGCAAGCTGAGCTTCGGCGATCACCCCATGCTGGAAGACTTCCGCTATCTGCAAAGCATCAGCGGCAATGCGCAGCCGAAAATGACCATTCCCAGCCCGAGCGTGCTGCACTTCCGCGGCGGGCGTAAAGCCATAGACGCGACGGTATACCCGACGCTGGACCGCTACTTTGACGATCTGGCGACCACCTGGCGCGATGCCATCCGCGCGTTTTATGACGCGGGCTGCCGTTATCTGCAACTGGATGACACCGTCTGGGCCTACCTGTGCTCTGACGAGCAGCGTCAGCAGATCCGCGAGCGCGGCGACGATCCGGACGAACTGGCGCAGATTTATGCCCGCGTGCTGAATAAGGCGCTGGAAGGCAAGCCGGACGATCTGACCATCGGCCTGCATGTCTGCCGCGGCAATTTCCGCTCGACATGGATTTCGGAAGGCGGCTACGAGCCGGTGGCGGAAGTGCTGTTCGGCACGGTGAATGTCGATGCGTTCTTCCTCGAATACGATAACGACCGCTCCGGCGATTTTGCCCCGCTGCGCCATGTGCGTCCTGGCAAACAGCAGGTGGTGCTGGGGCTGATCACCACCAAGAATGGCGAGCTGGAAAACCCGGAAGGTATTAAGGCGCGTTTGCAGGAAGCGGCGCAGTATGTGGATATCAATCAGATCTGCTTAAGCCCGCAGTGCGGCTTTGCGTCAACCGAAGAGGGCAACTCTCTCACGGAAGCGCAGCAGTGGGATAAAGTCCGTCTTGTCACCGCCATTGCCGATGAAGTGTGGTAA